The following proteins come from a genomic window of Dysidea avara chromosome 12, odDysAvar1.4, whole genome shotgun sequence:
- the LOC136241763 gene encoding uncharacterized protein, with amino-acid sequence MLSSSAPRRQGNPVTRSSTFTNGKISVPPVRKTCVPRVLSRDEAEEVRVSSRGRPLRTTSSAGQLMDARRRGSADDREHGVPLLWKFGVLRSHVISQDLKIQQSPIAEGAFAAIFSGRLVDDRSCVIKVPHERFIGTEHTMAVKNNFENEANLLSQFNHPNIIEYFAVFKSGICRCPVLILEEMDCNLTEMLTMNDDVDMCTQLSICSDITSAVSYLHSMDIIHGNITSNNILISMDDDTCTAKLCDFMQAKSEVYTPKYVPSYEENSSIFFTSPEFAMCPDPLRLTKECDIFACGVVFLHVGTQRPPQLTPMWSESPVKMKATKISEMDRRREHLSCLGMNHPLKQLIVSCLQDDPGQRPEAERLDTLVQTQKQTTLQRNDYCDYDGVINRSYVPVQISEMKRSASAPSYSKMRIRASSVTSSTSSWSFRSSTKQTMSPVSDSSSEEPMYTTLRNRKAASEARLNTITNNLDYRTQKPNKTTKVFRWKSLLPFGRGKKPNGPVIQKHCITNPTNFRRITSATSDSNMVTDRCLASIPAQWV; translated from the exons atgttgtcTTCAAGCGCTCCCAGACGACAAGGGAATCCAGTAACTCGATCAA GTACATTTACCAATGGTAAGATTTCAGTACCACCAGTGAGGAAAACCTGTGTACCTCGCGTGTTGTCAAGAGACGAAGCAGAGGAGGTCAGAGTGAGCTCCAGGGGTAGGCCACTCAGGACAACATCATCAGCAGGGCAACTAATGGATGCCAGGAGGAGAGGTAGCGCTGATGACAGGGAACATGGAGTGCCTCTACTTTGGAAATTTGGTGTTTTACGATCCCATGTGATCAGCCAAGATCTCAAAATTCAACAAAGTCCAATTGCCGAGGGTGCCTTTGCTGCTATTTTCTCTGGAAGACTTGTGGATGATAGAAGTTGTGTCATAAAGGTACCACACGAACGGTTCATTGGCACCGAGCATACCATGGCTGTTAAAAACAATTTTGAGAATGAAGCCAATCTATTGTCACAGTTCAACCATCCAAATATAATTGAATATTTTGCAGTGTTTAAGAGTGGTATCTGCAGATGTCCGGTATTGATACTAGAAGAGATGGACTGTAATTTAACTGAAATGCTTACAATGAATGATGACGTTGACATGTGCACACAGCTGAGCATCTGTAGTGACATTACCTCAGCTGTCAGTTACCTTCACAGCATGGATATTATCCATGGTAACATAACATCAAATAATATTCTCATTTCAATGGATGATGATACTTGTACAGCGAAGTTGTGTGATTTCATGCAAGCGAAAAGCGAGGTCTACACTCCAAAATATGTGCCATCTTATGAAGAGAATTCCAGCATCTTTTTCACCAGTCCAGAATTTGCCATGTGTCCTGATCCACTGCGGCTAACAAAGGAATGTGACATTTTTGCATGTGGTGTAGTGTTCCTGCACGTGGGGACACAGAGACCACCTCAGTTGACACCAATGTGGAGTGAGTCCCCTGTCAAAATGAAGGCAACAAAAATCAGTGAAATGGACCGCAGAAGAGAACATCTCTCTTGTCTTGGAATGAATCATCCATTAAAACAACTTATAGTCAGTTGCCTTCAGGATGACCCAGGACAACGACCAGAAGCTGAGAGACTGGATACTCTGGTTCAAACACAAAAACAAACTACATTACAA AGAAATGACTATTGTGATTATGATGGAGTGATCAATAGATCATACGTTCCTGTTCAAATTAGTGAAATGAAGAGAAGTGCTAGTGCCCCTTCGTACAGCAAAATGAGAATACGTGCATCATCAGTTACAAGCAGTACAAGCTCATGGAGTTTTAGGAGTTCTACAAAGCAAACTATGTCACCAGTGAGTGACAGCAGCTCTGAAGAACCAATGTACACAACCCTCAGAAATCGAAAGGCTGCCAGTGAGGCCAGACTTAATACAATCACCAACAACCTTGATTACAGAACACAAAAGCCGAACAAGACTACCAAAG TATTCAGATGGAAATCACTACTCCCATTTGGAAGAGGCAAGAAGCCAAATGGTCCAGTCATACAAAAACACTGTATTACTAACCCAACAAACTTCAG AAGGATAACATCTGCGACAAGCGATAGCAACATGGTGACAGACAGATGTTTAG CCTCAATACCAGCTCAGTGGGTATAG
- the LOC136241769 gene encoding uncharacterized protein — MARHLLNLVTRYDNSEPRIISRKLLMIKPACFGPNSETAKSNVYQASLDGVTNQKAEGKAREEFDALVTKLREHKIETSIFEDIEHPRKPDAVFPNNWISFHGDGRIGLFPMYANIRRMERRNDIIQGLINEYGYKVEDYTNYENESKFLEGTGSMVLDRENKIAYACKSVRTHPDVLNTFCKDFNYRPVLFEAEYCGVPVYHTNVMMSITREFAMICVDSITKNKKEVMDTLNETGKQILYLSEHQTAKFCGNCLAVSNTEGGLYMCMSSTAFSALTDHQKEFIERYYKIIHSPIPTIETLGGGSVRCMLAEVYP, encoded by the coding sequence ATGGCTCGGCACTTACTAAATCTTGTGACACGGTATGATAACTCCGAACCCAGGATTATCTCACGGAAGTTGTTAATGATCAAGCCGGCATGTTTCGGTCCAAACTCGGAGACTGCGAAGAGTAACGTGTACCAAGCCTCACTAGACGGTGTAACAAATCAAAAAGCTGAAGGCAAAGCTAGAGAAGAGTTTGATGCTCTTGTTACCAAGTTACGCGAGCACAAGATAGAGACAAGTATATTTGAGGATATAGAGCACCCGAGGAAACCAGACGCTGTATTCCCCAATAACTGGATCAGTTTTCATGGAGATGGAAGAATCGGGCTGTTCCCTATGTACGCTAATATTAGACGAATGGAAAGAAGGAATGACATCATCCAAGGGTTGATCAATGAATATGGCTACAAAGTTGAAGACTACACGAACTATGAAAATGAGTCAAAATTTTTGGAGGGTACAGGGAGTATGGTACTAGACAGGGAGAACAAGATTGCTTATGCTTGCAAATCAGTCCGAACACACCCAGATGTACTAAACACCTTCTGCAAGGATTTTAACTATAGACCAgttttgtttgaagctgaatacTGTGGTGTTCCTGTTTACCATACTAACGTAATGATGTCCATTACAAGGGAGTTTGCTATGATATGTGTGGATAGCATCACAAAAAACAAGAAAGAAGTAATGGATACTCTCAATGAAACAGGCAAACAAATTTTGTATCTATCAGAGCACCAGACAGCCAAATTCTGTGGCAATTGTCTTGCAGTGAGCAACACTGAAGGTggtttgtacatgtgtatgtcatCAACAGCATTCAGTGCTCTTACCGACCATCAAAAGGAATTCATAGAGCGCTACTACAAGATTATACATTCCCCCATTCCTACAATAGAAACACTGGGTGGAGGTAGCGTCAGGTGCATGTTGGCTGAAGTATACCCATAA
- the LOC136241771 gene encoding RNA-binding motif protein, X-linked 2-like, translating to MNVVKEIQRINKKELELSLDNKASWHDEYKDSAYIFIGGLDYDLTEGDILSVFSQYGEIVNINLVRDKRTKKSKGFCFLAYEDQRSTILAVDNLNGTKVAGRTLRVDHVGKYRRPRDENGEEIIEKGCAPKTPTPSPSPERSPSPVKVKKDKKKRSKRDSSLSDDHSHSSPEVKRKRKHSPEVKRKKKHKEKKKKKYEKAFKQLAQKHKEELLQKQKEAAEKEGPNASQLPGSSQAPGAGYLLHPKGAGPSQKTDGDEEAKEEKPKFQRSDFFDANNPFGSVQPKKTYDYRYDFGRDAYRPTRYN from the exons ATGAA TGTTGTAAAAGAGATACAACGGATTAACAAGAAGGAGCTAGAACTTAGCTTGGATAACAAGGCGTCTTGGCATGACGAGTACAAGGATAGTGCTTACATTTTTATCG GTGGACTGGATTATGATTTAACAGAGGGAGATATATTGTCAGTGTTCTCTCA ATATGGTGAAATTGTCAACATAAACTTGGTCAGAGATAAAAGGACAAAGAAGTCTAAAGGATTTTGTTTTCTTGCATATGAAGATCAACGTAGCACTATCTTAGCAGTAGACAATTTAAATGGTACAAAG GTAGCAGGTCGTACTCTAAGAGTGGATCATGTGGGAAAGTATCGTAGACCACGTGATGAGAATGGTGAGGAAATCATCGAGAAAGGATGTGCACCTAAAACACCAACACCTAGTCCTTCTCCAGAGCGAAGTCCATCTCCTGTGAAGGTTAAAAAGGACAAGAAAAAACGTAGCAAACGTGATAGTTCACTGTCTGATGACCATTCACATTCTTCTCCTGAAGTGAAAAGAAAACGGAAACACTCACCAGAAGTGAAAAGAAAAAAGAAGCACAaagagaagaaaaagaaaaagtaTGAAAAGGCATTCAAACAGTTGGCACAGAAGCACAAAGAAGAACTTTTGCAGAAACAGAAAGAAGCTGCTGAAAAAGAAGGACCTAATGCATCACAGCTACCTGGCAGTAGTCAAGCACCTGGGGCCGGCTACCTGCTACATCCCAAAGGTGCAGGTCCCTCACAGAAAACTGATGGAGATGAAGAAGCAAAAGAAGAGAAGCCAAAGTTTCAACGAAGTGATTTCTTTGATGCAAATAACCCGTTTGGTTCTGTACAACCTAAGAAGACATATGACTACAGATATGACTTTGGTAGAGATGCATACAGACCAACCAGATATAATTAA
- the LOC136241757 gene encoding conserved oligomeric Golgi complex subunit 3-like, whose product MEAGQSGVLRDKLGLWETKLAPLSDSQREAFTALSAAVSVKPGKAETAQEEFLATKGEAPTTITTDDAIGPEMAALENVVKQLGLDSWEVENTQQFFSWLSEVEKHINNTEESQYKTYCSQLAEYRTQCDAILNEVTTAIDQLQQMKEKYNYVSSKTDAMNQACEKLLEDQSKLTNVAESITTKLSYFNELDKIGQKLNLPALSVTSDSFVPMLARLDECIAFIQNKLHYKESQLYLARFMQFQARALNFIKLHVVSSLKNTTKSIQASKPGTTTPPEHTYSNYYGKFRTNASRIKILMKEIEQRLDKYPDAQVLLRDCQKCYISQRRQLLLPIIATSNEAFQKQHGTDTCNLVRSSCNYLCRLCQSEHQLYYHFFTLPSSELNGLLESLCFSLYDVLRPIIIKINHLETLAELCSILNTEMIEEQVKPKEEEMTSFGLIMTQMLQDVQQRLVYRAQKFIESDIRGYSPAAGDLAYPEKLILTEDIEVLEDPQSEHDSVFEGDATKQIHHKKIAVVDIHAMWYPTVRRSILCMSKLYRCIEKYIFEGIAQEAVSQCILSLQSAAQTIERNKTRLDGELFLIKHLLILREEMGAFKVEFSITEFGLDFSRTRNAAYELLRKRSKMFSLGSNNSFLEFFLQGTPELTESHIDSRKEVDGQLKKTCELFISHVSSELIAPIKDFLSKVEVVLEVAVKSGTAANVLIKQQPFAEPAKVHEVVTTTNRMIKEKLPSILRSMSLYLANDETEHILFRPIKANVIQNFSAFEKFVTKNYSVEDQQIVAFLTTEQVSLMLIK is encoded by the exons ATGGAGGCTGGTCAGTCAGGCGTGCTAAGAGACAAGTTGGGGCTATGGGAAACGAAGTTGGCGCCACTTTCTGATTCCCAGCGAGAGGCGTTCACTGCACTAAGCGCTGCAGTGTCAGTGAAGCCTGGAAAGGCAGAG ACGGCCCAGGAAGAGTTTTTAGCTACTAAGGGGGAAGCACCAACTACCATTACAACTGATGATGCCATAGGACCAGAAATGGCTGCCCTGGAgaatgtagtgaaacaattaGGACTTGATTCATGGGAAGTGGAGAACACCCAACAA TTCTTCTCATGGCTGTCAGAGGTTGAGAAACATATTAACAACACCGAGGAAAGTCAATACAA GACTTACTGCAGTCAGCTGGCAGAGTACAGGACTCAGTGTGATGCCATATTGAATGAGGTGACAACAGCCATCGACCAGCTACAGCAGATGAAAGAGAAGTACAATTATGTTTCCAGTAAGACTGATGCCATGAACCAAGCTTGTGAGAAACTGCTGGAAGATCAG TCCAAACTGACTAACGTTGCTGAGAGTATCACCACCAAGTTGTCGTATTTTAATGAACTGGATAAGATCGGTCAG AAACTAAACTTACCCGCTCTGTCAGTGACAAGTGATTCTTTTGTGCCAATGTTGGCACGTCTTGATGAGTGTATTGCCTTCATCCAGAACAAG CTTCATTACAAGGAGTCACAACTCTACTTGGCACGATTCATGCAGTTTCAAGCTAGAGCATTGAATTTCATCAAACTTCATGTGGTCTCCAGCTTGAAGAATACTACCAAGTCAATCCAAGCCTCTAAACCA GGTACCACGACACCTCCTGAGCATACATATTCTAATTATTATGGGAAATTTAGGACCAATGCATCTCGGATTAAA ATTTTAATGAAGGAAATAGAGCAGAGACTGGACAAATATCCTGA TGCACAGGTCTTACTGAGGGATTGTCAGAAGTGTTACATTTCTCAGCGTCGGCAACTTCTGTTACCGATCATCGCAACAAGCAATGAAGCATTCCAGAAACAACATGGCACAGATACCTGCAATCTG GTGAGATCTAGCTGTAACTACCTGTGTCGGTTATGTCAGAGTGAACACCAGTTGTATTACCACTTCTTCACACTGCCTAGTTCAGAGTTGAA TGGACTATTGGAGAGCCTGTGTTTCTCTCTCTACGATGTGCTGAGACCAATTATTATTAAGATCAACCATTTGGAGACTCTAGCTGAGTTGTGCAGTATATtaaat acTGAAATGATAGAAGAACAAGTGAAACCTAAAG AGGAAGAAATGACATCATTCGGGCTAATCATGACGCAAATGCTACAGGATGTACAGCAGAGACTGGTCTATCGTGCACAG AAATTTATTGAGTCAGATATTCGTGGTTATTCACCTGCAGCAGGAGATTTAGCATACCCAGAGAAACTTATATTAACA GAAGACATTGAGGTGCTGGAAGATCCACAGTCTGAGCATGACTCTGTATTTGAG GGAGACGCAACCAAACAAATACACCACAAGAAGATAGCAGTAGTAGACATCCACGCCATGTGGTACCCGACCGTGAGAAGGAGTATCTTGTGTATGTCCAAACTCTATCGCTGTATTGAG AAATATATTTTTGAAGGGATAGCACAGGAAGCCGTCTCGCAGTGCATTCTGTCACTACAATCAGCTGCCCAGACCATTGAAAGAAATAAG ACACGACTAGATGGAGAATTGTTTTTAATAAAACATCTGCTAATTCTGAGGGAAGAAATGGGTGCATTCAAAGTGGAGTTTTCTATCACTGAATTTGGGTTGGACTTCTCACGCACCAGGAATGCTGCCTATGAGTTGCTAAGGAAACGCTCAAAGATGTTTTCCTTAGGCAGTAACAACTCTTTTTTGGAGTTCTTTCTACAA GGAACACCAGAATTGACTGAGAGCCACATTGACTCTAGAAAG GAAGTTGATGgacaattaaaaaaaacttgtgAACTATTTATTAGCCATGTGTCATCAGAACTAATTGCTCCTATTAAGGATTTCTTATCCAAG GTTGAAGTAGTCTTGGAAGTAGCTGTTAAGAGTGGGACTGCAGCTAATGTGTTAATAAAACAGCAACCATTTGCTGaaccag CTAAGGTACATGAAGTAGTCACAACTACTAATCGAATGATCAAAGAGAAACTTCCCAGTATCTTGAGGAGTATGAGTCTTTATTTGGCCAATGACGAGACAGAGCATATCTTGTTTCGTCCCATTAAG GCCAATGTCATACAAAACTTCTCTGCTTTTGAGAAGTTTGTTACAAAGAATTATTCAGTCGAGGACCAACAAATAGTGGCTTTTCTTACAACAGAACAG GTATCTTTGATGTTGATTAAATAG